A segment of the Toxotes jaculatrix isolate fToxJac2 chromosome 2, fToxJac2.pri, whole genome shotgun sequence genome:
acacatacctctgtAAATAccatgtttatgtgtatgtctATGTAGACTACTgcactgatttatttatatcaaaataaaaattgtagttaatgaccaaaaaaatgtgtcagtgtctcAGTCAGCAGTGCTATAAACTATATTTACCAGCAAGAATACAAGGAGACGAGATGTATTTCCGATATTCATCTTCAATTTTAATTACAAATGAAAGGGAATAAACAGCAATTTCATTCCGGTCCCCAGGTCTAACAGGTCATCTTGATATCATCCATCTTTCTTCTTCATGGTGTGTAGGACAGAACAGAGACAGGACCTCACAACTCCAGGAAAAAACTATCTACATCAAGGTCTCACATCCTGgagggaaaacagagcagaagaacaaaaacatcattaaacataaactcattaacattcatttctCACCGGTATCAAAAGACCCTTTTATAtcagtggctgcaggtttttgggATTATGTACTTGGACAGTAATCTTTTAACTCCTAAGATGAATCTGGGTGGCAAAAACTTGCAGGAAAATGTCTAACCTTACTCAAACAAGGAGCAACAATGAGCTGTGAACAGTAATGCACCAACACTTTCGTCCTTCTAAGATCTCCCTGGTCTTAGAAGGCAATGACCATGTACCTGTTGCACTGTAAATATGTGTTCTGTCATGTCAACCTCACAAAGACCACCATCAGATACAAAAAATGTGTAATgagcaaaatgaaatgaaatgtcacaGGATCTGGACCCTGGATCTAGAACAATTTTATCCAAGTACAGAGAACAGTAAAGGGTACTATCAAGGTTAAGTAACCAAGTAGCATGTAAAGACAGCTGTGAGTGTACAAGTTTCATTCCAACCCTGCAACTAGTCAATTAACATAATGGAGCTTTTGGAAAGCAACTGACTGGATTTACTTAAATACTAAATTCAAGTACCATTTGTCATTggtattgtttattttttggaaTTTTATACTTCTGCTTAATCACATTTTATAGGaaagtacagtattttacaCTGACATATCTGACAGCTTGTTGCTCATTACTTTGTAGATTAAGATTCTGCATATAAAACATACCTCCAGGTAACTCAGATAGAAAATATGTGGCACTGATTTATAGCTTTAACAACCCAATATTACAGTATATGAATTAGTTAAACAAGTTATAAGTTCGCAcaatacaacattaaaatgatgcTTAAATGTTAGTGCATCATTAAGTCTCATCACACTCTGAAAGGGGCCACAAGTTCCCTTTTGCTGCTAGACTGATTATAACTTTAGCTGATGATTCTTCTACACTTTTTCATGCAAGACCTTTGATTGTTGTGGACTATATTAACACTCTAGTGTTGCTTCGTCCACCACTGTGACTGAAAGACTGCACACTGTCACAACTCAATGTCACCGCCGCCTCCCCTTCAAACACACAGGATGTCAAGCGGCCATGCTTGAATGAATTTAACTGCAGATGCGATTCTGTCTCTTGTGCGTGTTGGTAACTTCTAATATGTGATTAACTTACGTTATGCTGTTACTTTGGGTTTGAGGACTTTGACGCTGGACTCTGCGGCCCTCACTGCTTCGGTTTTGAACTGCGGCTTCAGCGCAGCGCGCACCGCGCTAGCGCAGATAGCGGAGAAGCGGATATAGCTGCAGAAAGGACACACTTGTTAGCCGCATGCTAAAGAGCAAGCAATACTGACACTCAATAGTCTGGAAAAAGACAAACGTAACTGCTTCTGAAATTACAAATTATATATTCATTGGAAGAGCAGAAAAGGTCAAATTGTTGGCTACAGCATGGGTGAAAAAGCTAACAGGCTAGTAGCGTAGCTATGTAGCTCCGTTAAGGACTTAATAGCGAAATGAGGACAAATACTTGTGAACGTGTTCAGTTACGATAACAGGTCCTTATTTAAAAGGCCACCGTCAACACTAACGACAAAGCTAACGATACAGTTACGTATTTTCCTACATTTCATTACCTTAGGCCTGCCTGTCTCCAGTATGCGACCATCTTGCTTGTGTTGTAGCTTCAAGGACAGGTCGGATGGGTGCGTGATGACGTAATTTGACACACGCACGTCTTCTCCCCCACCGGTCTGATGAGCACAGGATCATGATTGGCCGCTCTCATGACGACTTGTCTCCTCTCGTTCCCAAACACCAGCTAGCTGCCTTTGCAACATTATGTTAAAGTAAATGTTAAACAGAAGatcaaatatataaacatttttttggatgtttgacCTTGATAGATTTCAATGTCGGCTTTTATCTGATTGGTTTGGGGGGTAGTATAATGGCAGTAAGCCATCTCTTGTCCTGGCCCTTTGCCTTCTCTACTATTATCACCATTTCTATTTAGTCTATGATGGAATTCACATTAgttttattcatattcatatttattcaaaaCTGATGATACAGTTTATGCCAAAACTATTAATTAGTTAAGTAattacagctgtcaaataaaaataGCAGAACACAATTGTATTTGAAAGCGCCACATTTCACCGATGGAGCTTTTAGAATGAAAACATAGCCTgagatgtgtgagagaaagaaagaaagaaagaaagaaacagacgCAGGGCCGGCCCAAGCTTCCATGGGGCCCTAAGCAAAATTTGATTTTGGGGCCCTTCATTACTGCCAATAAtactgattattgatcattCACACACCTAAACGTACCACTTCTTATTGTAATCAATATGAATACACTTAAAGAAGTAAAAGTGAGAGAACTTTTTCTTGTAGTTAGATTGTAATCCACAGTGATTAATGCCATGGAAGCAGACACCAGATTTGCAAacttgcagaaaaatctttcaATTAATATTTGGCACAGTCATCAACTCCCCCTACTGGCCACACAGAGAATCAAAACATAAAACCTCAAAGAGCAGCCTGGCATGTTTTACCCGTCTATGGTTTTTAATCTGAAATGGTAGCAAATTCAGCTACAAGAGCAGCCTGGGGTTGATTTACACTTAATATTCAAAGTGATATAGTACTAAGTGGGATACTAAATGTCATCTAGGCCAActaaaagtaacaaaataaaccaatcatttactgtaaaaacaatctgctttgtttttttttttttttgtttgttttaaataaactgcaacagcagtaacacaaatggtttataaataaaatataaagttgAATTAGGTCTGAAAACTATGTAAAAATACAGGATCAAATTTGGTGTTGATCTTGTAAAACCGATTCTTCTCTAAAGAAGTGGTGTGCTGCATGAATCATGCACGCAATTTGCGCATCTCCCTCAAAACGGGGCCCCCTCCGCAAACGTGGGGCCCTACGCACAGTGCGTGGTCTGCGTATAGGGAGGGGCGGGGCTGAACAGACGGATTGTTCTGGATGTCAGGGTGCAGCAGAAGTCTCCGTCACCAGGGGGAGTCTCGGAGCTGAGGAACCATTAAAGCTTTTCCCCTTGGGTTCCTCCTTCCTTACTCCGGTCACACGGTCACCAGTCGCCGGCTCCCGAGCCCTGACAGACAAGCCTGTTAAAATGAAGATCTGGGCGTCAGAGCACATTTTCAAGTGAGTACTGTTCTGTCTGAATTGATGTTTTATATAAGTATGGGTGTTAAGAAACGGATTTCCTTTTATATAACTAGTTTTTGTTGGTTCCCTTCACACTGTCCGGGTAGCAGCTATTAGCCTCCTTAGCTGCTAAGGCTGCTTGTAAGTTAGGTAACGAAGAGCCTATAGGAAAGTTACCTAAACCTTTGTCTTGTATGTTAGTCACCACATCTAGTAAATTCAGCCTCCAGCCGCAATTATATTTGAAGTTTTTCAACAAATACCTACATTCATCGGTCTTTGCGTGTTAGTTTTAAACCGCTTTAGCTAGCTGAGTTAACTTTAATGTTAGCTTTTTGCTGTTAGCATTGAAGCTAACTTTGGCTAATCTGATGCTAGTTTGTCAGCCTAGTACATCGTCCTAAATTTTAAAACTTAAGGCAACATTTCAACCGGAGTTAAATGAAAGATGGTATAGCCTCGTGCATTtcatgtatttctgtttcagtcaCGGAGACTAAATCTCCCGCTGTATGTAACATCATGTACCGCGTTATATAATAGTCTGTCTGCCCGTCAGACCAACATACTCTGCGATTAGGCAATATACAATGATCCAACCCTATTCGCCTCGTTTATTTGCTCCACAGTCAGTAAAAAATATTTAGCAATGGTAAGtgggatatttttttaaaaatccatttctAGAAGTTTCTGTATGAatccatgatgatgatgtgcgGAGGGGGCGTTCCTCCTCCTGTCGGTCTGTGGCTGTCTGTCAAACAAGATGAGCTTTACCTCTATACTGCAGATCCAAATGCACAACACTAACAgcgctgattttttttttttttttttgaccaaaaaagcAAATTATGTGGTTCTGTGTAACCAGCTAATTTTATTGTTACGCCTTTTAAATATTTCTCACTGATCTTTGTTTGTATGATGAGTAAAATACAGTCATGAGTGTTTGCAGGAAATTTGTTGAAAGCTTCACAGTGGTGTTTAATCCTTCATGTAGGTTTGAATTTAATCACCATGCTAAGATTACCTACCTCAGCAGTGAAAGTGGCCTGAATgatattatcaattaatctgattCTCAGTGTTTGATTTCCAAAATGCTGTCACATCatatgcattttcttttgttggtgGGTTCAGATAATCAAatccaaaaaacaacaaagatagTTTCATTATCACATTTATTTAAgttattaatctttttttaaaatatagattCTTGTATTTATCAATAAAGGACACTGCacattcattaaaatgtaaatgcttTAGACTTGACTTACACCCACTAATGTTCATGTGCAGTCTCTCACCAGATTGTTAAACACCCAGTAGGAACTTGCACTTTATAATGTCAGTATTGGTTTTAACAGCCACCCATGGGAGACGGTGACCAAGGCGGCGATGCAAAAGTACCCCAACCCCATGAACCCCAGCGTGTTTGGTGTGGATGTTCTGGACAGAGGTGTGGACAAAGAGGGACGGTTACATAGCACCAGACTGCTCAGCACAGAGTGGGGGCTGCCCGCCATGGCCAAGTCTGTAAGTTTAGATAATGAGAAAAACGCTTGAGTCAAGGGGACGGTATGCTTTGATTGATCAtgttaaagtgtttttctttgtaccAAGTTTGAGCTGTGTCCTTTTCCTGCAGATCATTGGGGTAACAAGAACATGCACTTATGTTCAGGAGCATTCAGTAGTGGACCCCAAGGAGAAGACCTTTGAGCTTAAATCTACAAATGTGAGTAGTGCTGACATAAAACATTTGACTGTTTACGCGCTGTGAATGCAGAAAATTCGAACTAAAACGGATCATGTGATAGACTGTGGTCTTCAGACATTGTTTCTAGTGTAACCTCTGGTAAAGcagaattattttgttttcagaaacatGTCAAAGCAAGTCCATTGACTTCAGCAACCTAAACCGTAGTTGGTTCACTGCCATTGATTTTCAGTACAGTTTCACAGCCATCTACTTACCAGCGTTCCTGCTGTTTCCACATTGTGGAAAACTCTGCATCTTGATAATATATGGTTGGATAATttcttatttatatatttatttatttacctacCCTCCATTTTAGTTTGGTAGAAGTTTGATTTGTGTGTTAGCATACACATGACCTGCTCTTAAGAACTCTGAAGACAATCATTATCTTCAGACATGTTAAGAACACAGGTGTATTTAAAGCAAGCTCAGTTTTTCAGTAGACGTGGTTGTCAACACAGGTGTAACATATAACATGAATAATTGCTGCTTACCAGCTGGAACCATCATCAGTGTTATCAtttgcacctgtgctttttaTGTTCACCATGAGGGGGTTTTTCAGAGCAAGAGAGGATCACTGTCAGAAATTTATGGCTCTGCCTTCACCCTTCTCTCTGCGGTTGCTGTTAAATTAACTGGAAGAGAGAATGTAAACATGATTATGCTGCAAGAAGACCAATGCCAGCTTTATTTTTGGCCACCCAGATCTCCTTCACTAACCTGGTATCTGTGGACGAGAAGTT
Coding sequences within it:
- the atp5f1e gene encoding ATP synthase subunit epsilon, mitochondrial, with amino-acid sequence MVAYWRQAGLSYIRFSAICASAVRAALKPQFKTEAVRAAESSVKVLKPKVTA
- the LOC121189501 gene encoding PRELI domain containing protein 3B-like; amino-acid sequence: MKIWASEHIFNHPWETVTKAAMQKYPNPMNPSVFGVDVLDRGVDKEGRLHSTRLLSTEWGLPAMAKSIIGVTRTCTYVQEHSVVDPKEKTFELKSTNISFTNLVSVDEKLTYKPHPQDPEKTVLTQEALISVKGVSLSSYLEGLMAKTISVNAGKGREAMEWVIRRLNTEIEELAATARGTMRVPMAAAVADK